A single window of Octopus sinensis unplaced genomic scaffold, ASM634580v1 Contig02842, whole genome shotgun sequence DNA harbors:
- the LOC115227364 gene encoding synaptojanin-1-like, whose product MMGLLYFAGIDVPSWTVDVIGGFFSSKKIYFGALSARVCLISRKSRERAGTRFSVRGVDDSGCVANYVETEQFICHSDSMTASFLILRGHVDKMRDSYGDIFILNLLGLSPGEFCLSYNMEQQIIGSKVTKYVTFDYHSLTGAKSATERDRLSQTLMAQVMPFVSAIGHLVTNDRGVVEKYQHGHIRRKQTGIVRVNCIDCLDRTNSMQREISLQVLRQQLTALGVNTTDSTFAKFSEACTAMWVANGHAISRIYAGTDSLEFNKSRV is encoded by the exons ATGATGGGTCTCCTCTATTTTGCAGGAATTGATGTGCCCAGTTGGACCGTTGATGTCATCGGGGGGTTCTTTAGttccaaaaaaatatatttcggaGCACTCAGTGCCCGTGTTTGTCTCATCTCTCGAAAAAGTCGTGAACGTGCTGGGACTCGGTTTTCCGTGCGAGGAGTGGACGACAGCGGGTGTGTGGCCAACTACGTGGAGACAGAACAGTTCATCTGCCACTCGGATTCGATGACAGCGTCCTTTTTAATTTTGAGGGG ACACGTGGATAAGATGCGAGACAGTTATGgagatattttcatattaaatctGCTTGGATTATCACCTGGAGAGTTCTGCCTTTCCTACAACATGGAGCAGCAGATAATTGGAAGCAAAGTCACAAAGTACGTGACATTCGACTATCATTCACTGACTGGCGCTAAGAGTGCGACTGAGCGAGATAGACTCTCCCAAACTCTGATGGCTCAAGTGATGCCGTTTGTGTCTGCGATTGGTCATTTGGTGACGAACGATCGCGGAGTCGTCGAGAAGTATCAACACGGTCACATCCGTAGAAAGCAGACGGGGATTGTGCGAGTGAACTGCATTGACTGCCTTGACCGGACTAACTCAATGCAGCGGGAGATATCTCTGCAAGTACTCCGTCAGCAGTTGACCGCCCTCGGAGTCAACACAACCGATTCAACGTTTGCAAAATTTTCTGAGGCCTGTACTGCCATGTGGGTTGCCAATGGACACGCCATCAGCAGAATATATGCAGGGACGGACTCTTTGGAGTTCAACAAAAGTCGAGTATGA